A region of the Lycium barbarum isolate Lr01 chromosome 1, ASM1917538v2, whole genome shotgun sequence genome:
aaatagagtaaatatgCAGTAAAATATGTATAAATACGGATAAAATAGTCAAAAATCCCTTAATTACTATTCTCTCCGTCCCAaaagtgtcaccttagcaaaaatTACGCACtttaagaaatcaataaatacaatgtgTAGTTGGCTAGACTGCCCTAATTTattagatgtttttttttttaaaaaaaaaaggaattaagcAATATCAAAGAGAACTCTTTAACGCTAAGAcatactccctttgtttcaatttatttgaacctattttgtttttagtccgtgtcaaaatgaatgacctctttcctaatttggaaacaaattcactttatgaatgatttacagccacacaaattttcaaggcttattttgaaccacaagttttaaaagtcttccctctttcttaaatgtcgtgtctaatcaaatgggttcatataaattaaaacggagagaGTAGTTAAAAACACTTGGCACTTTTATCATTCCGAAGAGTGACACATATTTTCGGacaattttctttttttattaaaCTGACACCTATTTTGGGACGACGGAATATAACTTAATCCATAAATACATGATTATAAACACTCACCTCTCTCAACTCTCAAGTCTCAACTCTTCCTATTCCAAAAATGCAGAATtgattagagagagagagagagatagtcTCTGAATTGGGAAAGCAGAAAGAGGAAAAAGAGATaaaaacagaaagaaaaaaatagagaaaatctTGTTTGTTAGCTTCTCTTTCTCTGCTATTTCTGTTTCTCTGTACTTCTCTGCTATTTCTGTTATCTCTCCCACCCCCATCTAATCTTTCCATATATACCAAAAATCAAACTCACAAAGTTAGTAGTATCAGTAATACTATTTTCCAATGACAaaggagaaagaaaggaaaatgtTTGTTGGTGTTGTTTGGAACTGTGCAGCTGAACTCAAACTCCTCCTTACTGCTATCCTTTTCCTTTTTTCACTTATAACTATTCTTCAATTCATgccttctcgtttttctttcacTCCCACAAATCTCATCACTTGTATTTCCACTCCAACAAACCCTATAAACACTTCTGTTTCACTTATTAACACCACCTTTACACCGCCACCTTCTGTTTCAGTTATTAACACCACCGTTACACCGCCACCGCCATCATTGGAAAAGGATAAAGTACTCGAAAACGGAGTTATTAAGCGTGCTTTCAATCCTTTCGGTTCTGCTGCGTATAATTTTATACTTATGTCCGCTTACAGAGGCGGATATAACACTTTTTCCGTTATGGGTTTAGTTTCGAAGCCACTACACTTGTATGGTAAACCAAGTTACCAGTGTGAGTGGGTCCCGAACGATGACCGTCAGAAAAAAGTATCTGCTTTAGGCACCCAAATCTTGCCCGACTGGGGATACGGGAGAGTGTATACAGTTTTAGTTATAAACTGTACTTTCCCTGTCCCAGTCGGTGCAGACAACATACACGGTGGACAACTTCTTGTTCACGCCACGACTAACGGTGGTGGTGATGCTAAATTCAACACCACCGACACGGTCGTGGCGTTAACGGAAAATGAAACAGATTTTACCAACTTTGTTTCAGTTTTCAAGAAACCACCTAAATACGATTTCTTTTACTGTGGATCGTCTTTGTATGGTAATTTAAGTCCACAAAGAGTACGTGAATGGTTAGCGTTTCATGTTCGTTTGTTTGGAGAGAAATCTCATTTTGTAATACATGATGCTGGAGGTGTTCACGAAGGGTTGATGGCCGTGTTAAAGCCATGGATAGAAAAAGGATATGTTACGTTACAAGATATTAGGGAACAAGAAAGATTTGATGGATATTATCATAATCAGTTCCTTATTGTTAATGATTGTTTGCATAAATATAGATTTCAAGCGAAATGGATGTTCTTTTTTGATGTGGATGAGTTTATTTTTGTGCCTAAGAAGAGTACTATTAAGTCTGTGGTTGATTCGTTAAAGGATTATACACAGTTTACTATTGAGCAAATGCCTATGTCAAACAAGCTCTGTTTGGAAGAAGACCGCGGTAAATCTTACAGGTATGAAGTTTTGTTAATCTTTCTACTGTCAAACCTCTATGTAACATTGTTGTTTTGTCTAGATATTTTATGACTACTTTACGAAATACTGTTACAGCGAACATATATAATACTCCATCTATCTTGAAATAGTTGTTTATGTTTCGCTTTTCGTGCATCAATTTGACTAATTTTCGgatttaaattgaattagattaatttaacattttaaaattaaaatttagatattaagAAACTAAATGGAAACTAATTTTTCTcatcaatatggtaaaaaataGATCTttaaatgttggtcaaagttcataTAGTTTCATTTTTGAAAAATGAAACGTGACAAGAATCTCGGGACGATGAGACTATAGCATAACATGTATATCGGTTCGAAAAGAAATTTGATTGTTATAATGAAATATTATTACAGAGAATAACTATTATGGAGAGGTATTATGGAGAGGCTAACTATATTTGCCTTGTTTTAGCTAAGCTAAGTACTAGTAGAAGATGAATCTCTTTAGGAAAGTTTGGTCGTTCTTTTTTTTCAAAAGTTGACAGCTAATATTCTCAATGCTGACATTAAATTGACCCGTGTTGAATAATAAATGGAATATGAAGAATTTGGGTGTTTGAAATAATACCAATTGGCAATAAGAGAATCTTTTTCTTTTAGGCTTAATTAATAATATCAATGTGGTAATGTTGCTTTTTCATAGTCTTTATGAAGTTGAATTTGGCATTTGGAAGAAGTGAAGTTGAAGCTACTTCTGAAATCACTGTGTGGCTATGTTTTCATGTGACTTTATCTGCCTAATACATGCCCTAAATTCATACTATAGAGTGATTCTTTTGTAGTCTTAGTTGTTTCCAAACTCTGTAATTAGATGATTAGGAAATGGTTAAGTATTGTAGGTGAAATATTAAGTTATTGGTTGAAGGAGTAATACTGTTTTGATGGCTCTGAATTTGTATCTCCTTAAGTTATTTGGTGGTTGATAACGAAATGCTTTGATGAAGACTGACCTGACCACAAGTAGGGTTTGAACATGTATTCTAGTGAAGTCTCTGGTAGTTGAATAATTGAGATGCTTGGTGCCAAAGAAGGAAGGTCCATATGCCACTAGGGTTTAATGACTAACTTCTTTTTTAGTGTGGTATTATTTAGTATAGCTATCTGCTGATTCTGTTCGTTAAGCCTCAGACAAATGGAAAGAAATTAcctattatattttatatttgatGCGGAGATATTCACATATCGGGTTTAGTGACTAACTTTATCACATTGGGTTAGAATATTTTTATCTGTCTTGTGTGGTCCAAGTGGAAGCTAAGGTCCTTTAGAGCTTGGTGAGAATCCAATGTGGGTCAAATGCTACAAAGTATTATTGATTTGAGTTGGCTTGTTTTATGGAGTGTCGTTCATATTTTTGTGTGATCGATAATCAACTAACTTTGAGGTTCATTTGATAGTGACTTGGAGGTAGCCCTTGTCAATTAGCATTGATTGATAGTATTATTGAAACCTTTAATCATTGAGAATActgttttaaaattttaaattgttGACTAAATTGTAAATTGGGAGGTTAAATAaggacaagatcttgagtcttctagGATTAGTTGGATGCTTTTGTATTGTAGCTTGATAATAATAAGTGCATTCAACAATTGAACCAGAACCAGAACAAGAACGAGACTAGCCAATTTATGATGAATCCTTAGAATACGACTGATTATTGATATTTATGTGACTACAGAAAATGGGGATTTGAGAAGCTAGTATACAAGGACGTCAAGAGGGGAATAAGGAGGGACAGGAAATACGCGGTGCAACCACGCAATGTGATAGCCACGGGCGTGCACATGTCACAGAACACGGTAGGCAAGACGACCCACAAGACGGAAGGGCGGATCAAGTATTTCCACTATCACGGGACCATAGCCGAACGTCGGGAGCCATGTAGGCAGCTGGTCAACTCCACGGCGATCATCGTTGACCGGACCCCGTATCAAGTGGACACTACAATGAGGGACATTGCTGGAACTGTGAAGAGATTTGAGCTCAAGATGATTGGTCCTACACTACAACGAACAAGACAATAGTAGTGAGTGAGGTCCATATTGTATGATGCttttaactatttttttttttggctggatGGATCTATTCTTCTTTGAGGGTTCGTTTCTGTATGATAAATTTTTATGTTATTTTAAGATAGATTTAGTATAGGAGCAACAGAGACGGGTGATATATGTTTTGGTATAATATTATAGGATTACATTGTGTTTTGTATTCTTTTGTCTATTAATTTATACTAGTAATAAGCTTTTTCCCAAATGCATTGTATTGGTTCTTTTTTGTTTCATAATCTGAAGTTTGGTAATGTTGTCGGTGTCGGTGTCGGTGGTCCCCCCCCTCTCCCCCCACAAACACCCATCCCCACCCCCCCACCCACCACCACCATAACTAGTGGTAG
Encoded here:
- the LOC132631879 gene encoding galactan beta-1,4-galactosyltransferase GALS3-like is translated as MTKEKERKMFVGVVWNCAAELKLLLTAILFLFSLITILQFMPSRFSFTPTNLITCISTPTNPINTSVSLINTTFTPPPSVSVINTTVTPPPPSLEKDKVLENGVIKRAFNPFGSAAYNFILMSAYRGGYNTFSVMGLVSKPLHLYGKPSYQCEWVPNDDRQKKVSALGTQILPDWGYGRVYTVLVINCTFPVPVGADNIHGGQLLVHATTNGGGDAKFNTTDTVVALTENETDFTNFVSVFKKPPKYDFFYCGSSLYGNLSPQRVREWLAFHVRLFGEKSHFVIHDAGGVHEGLMAVLKPWIEKGYVTLQDIREQERFDGYYHNQFLIVNDCLHKYRFQAKWMFFFDVDEFIFVPKKSTIKSVVDSLKDYTQFTIEQMPMSNKLCLEEDRGKSYRKWGFEKLVYKDVKRGIRRDRKYAVQPRNVIATGVHMSQNTVGKTTHKTEGRIKYFHYHGTIAERREPCRQLVNSTAIIVDRTPYQVDTTMRDIAGTVKRFELKMIGPTLQRTRQ